The following coding sequences lie in one Polluticoccus soli genomic window:
- the ychF gene encoding redox-regulated ATPase YchF codes for MALQVGIVGLPNVGKSTLFNAVSNSAKAQASNYRFCTIEPNVGQVDVPDERLAKLADLVQPQRIVPTTIEFVDIAGLVKGASKGEGLGNKFLANIREVDAIVHVIRCFEDENILREEGEIHPVSDKEIIDTELQLKDMESVEKKMQRYEKIAKNDPKAKRIYDVLARCKDHLSQGKNIRGLQLEGEDLEAIADLFLLTQKPVLYVANIDEASIHTGNKYSEALVKVATEEGAGVIVMNNSIEAQISEMESEEDKALFLGEYGLTEPGLNRLIRAAYQLLNLITYFTAGVQEVRAWTIHQGWKAPQAASVIHTDFEKGFIKAETIAYKDYVQFGSEASCRDNGKLRIEGKEYIVQDGDVLHFRFNV; via the coding sequence ATGGCTTTGCAAGTAGGTATAGTAGGTCTGCCCAACGTAGGTAAATCAACATTGTTCAACGCGGTTAGCAACAGCGCCAAAGCGCAGGCTTCCAACTACAGGTTCTGTACTATAGAACCAAACGTAGGACAGGTTGACGTGCCCGATGAAAGGCTGGCTAAACTTGCCGACCTCGTGCAACCACAACGCATTGTCCCAACTACCATCGAGTTTGTGGATATCGCGGGCCTGGTAAAAGGCGCCAGCAAAGGTGAAGGACTCGGGAATAAGTTCCTGGCTAATATCCGTGAAGTGGATGCTATTGTGCATGTGATCCGTTGCTTCGAAGATGAGAACATCCTGCGCGAGGAAGGTGAGATTCACCCCGTGAGTGACAAGGAGATCATCGATACCGAACTGCAGCTGAAAGACATGGAGAGCGTAGAGAAGAAGATGCAACGCTATGAGAAGATCGCTAAGAATGATCCCAAAGCCAAGCGTATATATGATGTGTTGGCTCGTTGCAAAGACCATCTTTCTCAAGGTAAGAACATCCGCGGTTTGCAGCTGGAAGGTGAAGACCTGGAAGCAATTGCAGACTTGTTCCTGCTTACTCAAAAGCCGGTTCTGTACGTAGCCAACATAGACGAGGCGTCTATTCATACCGGCAACAAATACTCAGAGGCACTGGTGAAAGTAGCTACAGAAGAAGGCGCTGGCGTTATCGTAATGAATAATTCCATCGAAGCGCAGATATCTGAGATGGAAAGCGAGGAAGACAAGGCACTGTTCTTAGGTGAATACGGCTTAACTGAACCGGGTCTAAACCGCCTGATTCGCGCTGCATACCAACTGCTGAATCTCATTACCTACTTCACGGCAGGCGTACAGGAAGTACGTGCATGGACAATACACCAGGGCTGGAAAGCACCACAGGCTGCCAGCGTTATTCATACCGATTTCGAGAAGGGCTTTATCAAAGCTGAAACTATAGCCTACAAAGATTACGTGCAGTTTGGCAGTGAAGCGTCTTGCCGTGACAATGGTAAGCTACGTATAGAAGGTAAAGAGTACATCGTGCAAGACGGTGATGTACTTCACTTCCGCTTT
- a CDS encoding lysophospholipid acyltransferase family protein: MIRKVLQPFYTVFVLTTFVVSILAAFPFFLLIGSRDHPNAREAIWYIVHYWAIGWLAIIGMPIRRIGKRPDNRKYVVVANHISYMDTVAIYAALPCYFRTLAKKEMAQIPLFGFIYKQLTILVDRSSADHRAKSMRLMWRAIRNESSIAIFPEGTFNETAEPMAPFHNGAFKLAITSQTPILPVLFLDTVNRWHFGGWWKLWPGRNRVVFLDPVSVEGLAVSDLPALKQQLHDLMGAELKKHGYPYKSS; encoded by the coding sequence ATGATCAGGAAGGTTCTTCAGCCTTTTTATACTGTCTTTGTACTCACCACATTTGTGGTGAGTATCTTGGCTGCATTCCCATTCTTTCTATTGATCGGCAGCAGGGACCATCCTAATGCCCGCGAAGCCATATGGTATATAGTGCACTATTGGGCTATCGGGTGGCTAGCAATAATTGGAATGCCTATCAGGCGGATAGGGAAAAGACCTGATAACCGGAAGTATGTGGTTGTGGCCAACCATATTTCTTATATGGATACGGTTGCGATATATGCCGCACTTCCATGCTATTTCAGGACGTTGGCTAAAAAGGAGATGGCCCAGATACCGTTATTCGGTTTCATTTATAAACAGCTCACCATCCTCGTAGACCGCAGTAGCGCCGACCATCGTGCCAAGAGCATGCGCCTCATGTGGCGGGCCATCAGGAACGAGTCCAGCATTGCGATCTTTCCCGAAGGAACCTTCAACGAGACTGCCGAGCCAATGGCACCCTTCCATAATGGTGCTTTTAAGCTGGCAATAACCTCGCAAACGCCTATTTTGCCTGTCCTCTTCCTTGATACCGTTAACCGCTGGCACTTTGGGGGCTGGTGGAAGCTATGGCCGGGCAGGAACCGGGTGGTCTTCCTCGACCCTGTTTCGGTGGAAGGCCTTGCCGTATCGGACCTGCCGGCGCTCAAGCAGCAACTCCACGACTTGATGGGCGCTGAGCTCAAAAAGCACGGATATCCCTATAAATCAAGTTAA
- a CDS encoding LTA synthase family protein, with protein sequence MARPSPYGADQAAASKNELVMRTLSPLVKRVSLQLLLLLVVYTISRVAFTCMNLDRFGELSGAEFASAALHGLRFDLSAIFMLNAAYLVLVFLPFGLLRYRWWRNLLNVLFITVNLLALAFEVSDWAYFAFTSKRATADVLDMVSRKGDFLVLLPHFAVDYWYIFIVFIAASIGFIWVNYCIRKRYPVAGMPPGIEKFVPKLGLFLLVIGVTVLGIRGGWQNAPINIGFALEAADSDHVPIVLNTPFSILNTLSNKKLPEVNYYSEAELERYFKPVKQYGGKPFRPTNVVIVILESFSKNFTGLGGHQSFTPFLDSLMQHSFVCRNAYANALHSAEGIPAIVAGIPSLMNEPITSSIYSTNKITALPAVLKEKGYSSAFYHGATNGTMNFDAFSYNAGFDKYFGRTEYNNEKDYDGSWGIWDEPYLKYFATSLNQLKQPFLASVFTLSSHDPYKVPDEYKNVLPKGDIPAQQSVAYTDMALRKFFEIASRQPYFSNTLFVFTADHCSLQTIDDHDHGNMGFYRIPIFFYAAGDSTMKGGTDELTQQVDILPSVLDYLGYDKPFFTFGRSIFRNEEKRFVATEHIGAYQMAIDSFLYKMKAETTTDIYNLKADSFCTNNLLNYPEGKKLQAQFEPYLKAYIQLYHSALINNKMHADKYQGIVD encoded by the coding sequence ATGGCACGGCCGTCACCATATGGAGCAGATCAGGCAGCTGCGTCAAAGAATGAACTGGTAATGCGTACATTGTCTCCGCTGGTAAAAAGAGTATCGCTCCAACTGCTGCTGCTGCTCGTGGTATACACCATCTCCAGGGTCGCATTCACCTGCATGAATCTTGACAGGTTTGGTGAGTTGTCTGGTGCGGAGTTCGCAAGTGCCGCACTGCACGGTCTGCGCTTCGATCTCTCAGCCATTTTCATGCTGAATGCGGCGTACCTGGTTTTGGTATTCCTGCCGTTTGGTTTGCTGCGATATCGCTGGTGGCGCAACCTGCTCAATGTTTTGTTTATTACAGTCAATCTGCTGGCACTTGCTTTCGAAGTTAGCGATTGGGCTTATTTCGCATTTACCAGCAAACGCGCCACAGCGGACGTGCTGGATATGGTGAGTCGTAAAGGGGACTTTCTTGTGCTATTGCCACACTTTGCAGTTGACTATTGGTACATCTTCATTGTGTTCATCGCTGCATCTATTGGATTTATCTGGGTGAATTACTGTATTCGTAAGCGGTACCCTGTTGCTGGCATGCCACCAGGGATTGAAAAGTTTGTCCCGAAACTCGGATTGTTTCTGTTGGTAATTGGTGTGACTGTACTCGGTATAAGAGGCGGTTGGCAGAATGCCCCGATCAATATTGGTTTCGCACTGGAGGCGGCCGATAGCGACCACGTGCCCATTGTGCTGAACACGCCGTTCAGCATACTCAATACACTTTCGAATAAGAAGTTGCCCGAGGTCAACTACTATAGCGAAGCGGAACTAGAGCGCTATTTCAAACCTGTAAAACAGTATGGCGGCAAACCGTTCAGGCCTACCAACGTGGTCATTGTCATACTGGAAAGCTTTTCGAAGAACTTTACCGGTCTTGGTGGCCATCAAAGCTTTACGCCCTTCCTCGACAGCCTGATGCAACACTCGTTTGTATGCCGCAATGCATACGCCAACGCGCTACACTCGGCAGAAGGCATACCGGCCATAGTTGCAGGCATTCCTTCGCTAATGAACGAACCGATCACGTCGTCTATCTATAGCACCAATAAGATAACAGCATTGCCTGCTGTGCTAAAAGAGAAAGGATATAGCAGCGCGTTCTATCATGGCGCCACCAATGGTACGATGAACTTTGATGCTTTCTCGTACAATGCCGGTTTTGATAAGTATTTTGGTCGCACTGAATACAACAACGAGAAAGACTACGATGGTAGCTGGGGCATCTGGGACGAGCCGTATCTAAAATACTTTGCAACTAGCCTGAATCAGCTTAAGCAGCCTTTCCTCGCCTCAGTGTTTACACTTAGTTCGCACGATCCCTATAAAGTGCCTGATGAATACAAGAATGTCTTACCGAAAGGAGATATCCCTGCACAACAAAGCGTAGCCTATACCGATATGGCTTTGCGCAAGTTCTTTGAGATCGCGTCGAGACAACCTTATTTCAGCAATACGCTATTTGTGTTCACGGCCGACCATTGCTCTTTGCAGACCATAGATGATCATGACCATGGTAATATGGGCTTTTATCGAATCCCTATCTTTTTCTACGCAGCAGGCGATAGCACAATGAAAGGGGGTACGGACGAACTAACGCAACAGGTAGATATATTACCCTCTGTTCTCGATTACCTTGGATACGATAAACCGTTCTTCACATTTGGCCGGTCCATATTCAGGAATGAAGAGAAGCGTTTTGTTGCGACAGAGCATATAGGCGCCTACCAGATGGCTATCGATAGTTTTCTTTACAAGATGAAAGCCGAGACGACTACAGATATTTACAACCTGAAAGCGGACAGCTTTTGCACGAACAACTTGTTGAACTATCCTGAAGGCAAAAAACTGCAGGCGCAATTCGAACCGTACCTTAAAGCATATATTCAATTGTACCACTCTGCGCTTATCAACAACAAAATGCATGCGGATAAGTATCAGGGTATTGTGGATTGA
- a CDS encoding YfiT family bacillithiol transferase — protein MDDSHEQWRFPIGRYEQPETHPTEMQGEWIASIEALPKWFDLCIENLDEHQLETPYRPGGWTVNQVIHHVADSHMNAYIRLKLALTEENPVIKPYDEKLWAELPDVHTVPVNVSITLLHALHRRWGQVLRNMQPEDWERCYYHPEHERYVPLWEMTDLYSWHGRHHMEQIRQLRQRMNW, from the coding sequence ATGGACGACAGTCATGAACAGTGGCGTTTCCCTATTGGCCGTTACGAGCAACCGGAAACACATCCCACCGAGATGCAGGGAGAATGGATAGCCTCCATCGAAGCACTTCCCAAATGGTTCGACCTCTGCATCGAAAATCTTGACGAACACCAACTCGAAACTCCTTACCGCCCCGGCGGCTGGACGGTCAATCAGGTGATCCACCACGTAGCCGACAGCCATATGAATGCTTATATCAGGCTGAAGCTGGCGCTTACTGAAGAGAACCCTGTTATCAAACCATATGACGAAAAGCTGTGGGCTGAATTGCCAGATGTACACACAGTGCCTGTGAATGTTTCCATCACCCTGTTGCATGCGCTGCATCGCCGGTGGGGCCAGGTGCTACGCAACATGCAGCCCGAAGACTGGGAGCGTTGCTACTACCATCCCGAGCATGAGCGCTATGTGCCATTGTGGGAGATGACCGACCTGTATTCATGGCACGGCCGTCACCATATGGAGCAGATCAGGCAGCTGCGTCAAAGAATGAACTGGTAA
- a CDS encoding DUF3667 domain-containing protein — MSHAHIRKEADCLNCGVLVAERYCPHCGQENLEPKQSAGHLVAHFFNDVTHFDGKFFSSIKLLITKPGFLTEEYLKGRRASYLDPIRMYLFISAVFFLLLMSVFKTPADIISDSSKANAEISGITREHNATVFSSGTGDRLTINDRSYTTVHEYDSVQKALPAAKRDGFINHYFSRKLVAINERYKDRPEGIWPMMKANYFHSLPYMLFISLPIIALLFQLFYIRRKQFYYVSHGIFTIHLYCFVFIALIAINSFAMVGSWGKLVNLVLKVWAIVYLFLAMKRFYKQGGFKTFAKFVIIFFIGSTLVGVLALIFLIKSFLNVA; from the coding sequence TTGTCGCACGCACATATACGTAAAGAAGCCGACTGCCTGAACTGCGGCGTCCTTGTTGCCGAACGCTATTGCCCGCACTGTGGGCAGGAGAACCTGGAACCCAAACAAAGCGCCGGGCACCTTGTCGCCCACTTCTTCAACGATGTTACCCACTTCGATGGCAAGTTCTTCAGCTCCATCAAACTCCTCATCACTAAACCGGGTTTCCTGACCGAGGAGTATTTGAAAGGACGCAGGGCCAGCTACCTCGATCCCATCAGGATGTACCTGTTCATCTCGGCGGTCTTCTTCCTCCTGCTGATGAGTGTATTCAAAACGCCTGCTGACATCATTAGCGACAGCAGCAAAGCCAATGCTGAGATCAGCGGTATCACAAGAGAACATAATGCGACCGTGTTCTCCAGTGGCACCGGTGACCGCCTGACCATAAACGACCGGAGCTATACAACCGTTCATGAATACGACTCCGTTCAAAAAGCCTTGCCTGCAGCAAAAAGGGATGGCTTCATTAACCACTATTTCAGCAGGAAACTTGTGGCTATCAACGAACGCTATAAGGACCGGCCCGAAGGCATATGGCCAATGATGAAAGCTAACTATTTCCACTCGCTGCCCTACATGCTCTTTATCTCGCTACCGATCATCGCGTTATTATTTCAGCTATTCTACATCCGGCGCAAGCAGTTCTATTATGTCTCGCACGGCATCTTTACCATACACCTCTATTGCTTTGTCTTCATTGCGCTGATAGCCATTAACAGCTTTGCAATGGTGGGCAGCTGGGGGAAGCTCGTTAACCTCGTCCTGAAAGTATGGGCCATTGTTTATCTGTTCCTGGCTATGAAGCGGTTTTACAAACAGGGTGGCTTCAAGACCTTTGCCAAGTTTGTGATAATCTTTTTCATCGGCTCCACACTGGTGGGTGTGCTGGCGCTTATCTTCCTGATCAAGTCATTCCTTAACGTGGCATAA
- a CDS encoding WD40/YVTN/BNR-like repeat-containing protein has protein sequence MRFPAFLLFLLLTSATAYSQQYSLRFVDTKTDASFRGLSVADEHAIWVSGSKGWVGRSVNGGVDWSFSQVQGYENCDFRTLYAFDSSNAIIANAGSPAYILRTGDGGASWQRVYENTDSAAFFDGMDFWDKKRGIIHGDPIGGRMLLLYTKDGGRSWKERNSPKMNKGEASFAASGTSISCVWDRAVVIATGGKTSRLFLSLNRGRSWHSIPTPMLAGTESTGIYSVMKGYTISHWLIAGGDYRRDTLSTANFFYTWNKGKKWLAPASTTRGYRECLAQICDQRPAKKCQTLTMFALGPSGIDISTDDGVNWKPLSDEKGFHVIKPSWDHNLMFLAGGNGKLAIMKTTP, from the coding sequence ATGCGCTTCCCTGCTTTCCTACTTTTTCTTCTGCTTACATCTGCCACTGCTTATAGCCAGCAGTATTCATTACGGTTTGTAGACACCAAGACCGATGCTTCTTTTCGCGGCCTTTCTGTAGCCGATGAACACGCCATATGGGTGAGCGGCAGCAAAGGCTGGGTGGGCCGTAGCGTGAATGGAGGCGTGGACTGGAGCTTCAGCCAGGTACAAGGCTATGAAAACTGCGACTTCCGTACCCTGTATGCATTCGACTCCAGCAATGCCATCATTGCTAATGCGGGCAGCCCTGCCTACATCCTCCGCACGGGAGATGGTGGTGCCAGTTGGCAGCGGGTATATGAAAATACCGATAGCGCGGCCTTTTTTGATGGCATGGACTTCTGGGATAAGAAGCGTGGTATCATTCATGGCGATCCTATCGGCGGCCGTATGTTGCTGCTCTACACAAAAGACGGCGGCAGGTCATGGAAGGAGCGGAATAGTCCTAAGATGAACAAAGGTGAAGCCTCGTTTGCTGCAAGTGGCACCAGTATTAGCTGCGTCTGGGATAGGGCAGTAGTCATAGCCACGGGCGGCAAAACATCTAGACTATTCCTGTCACTCAACCGGGGCAGAAGCTGGCACAGCATACCCACACCTATGCTGGCAGGTACTGAAAGCACAGGCATATATTCGGTTATGAAGGGCTACACCATATCGCACTGGCTGATAGCAGGTGGTGATTACCGCCGCGATACTTTATCGACGGCTAACTTCTTTTATACCTGGAATAAAGGGAAGAAATGGCTGGCACCCGCATCTACCACACGTGGCTACCGCGAATGCCTGGCACAGATATGTGATCAACGCCCCGCAAAAAAATGTCAAACCCTGACCATGTTTGCTTTAGGTCCGTCGGGCATAGATATTTCTACTGACGATGGAGTGAACTGGAAACCACTATCCGATGAAAAAGGTTTCCACGTCATTAAACCAAGTTGGGATCATAACCTCATGTTCCTTGCCGGCGGCAATGGCAAGCTGGCTATCATGAAGACAACACCATGA
- a CDS encoding T9SS type A sorting domain-containing protein, protein MIRKTLFLALALLIRFCSQSFAQCDTSAFAPDSIQIITYGTVKTMKKHQDTLYVGGAFSMIGKFTGSFIGMDTVTGKPANQPTWPKSNGTVLDAVSDGNGGWVLVGNFTVVDGLNRTNVAHINSAGQVTTLNVSVNGIVNVALVNSSVLYIGGAFSSVNSTTRNRAAAIDLSTGLLTSWDPNCNGDVNALAVDGSTIYIGGAFTNVGGNARSRIAAVSASTGIATSWAPTGIANNSVLSIVVKNNKVYAGGSFTTPYNRLAALDKSTGSTITWNPNSSGIVRDLLLIRNLLYVAGDFSTINSVTRANIAAVDTLSGIPSSWYPTLAATTLSDIHCIASNGSNIYAGGDKRIVIIDTTSATVKAISPNVGGTVYTLVSGTDKVFAGGNFAGLGLTKRSNIAGINLIDWSIIPFSLDVSTAINDIEIDNGKMYIAGDFYIVNSTSRNRLACLNMTSNYTLLPFDPFSATSIGDVNDMVISGANMYVVGKYNTPPRKLDKISGAIDASWSLNPFYAYSEVYKIRQVGNDLFLGGFLQNSTTAHGFVKHNLTTGTTTGFQFGNPVRTFAADANKVYCTGTFYGQPLASPMFLESLNINPFDDNSWHPNPNFELTGMEVDKGRVYLGGGSLTNFGAIPRKGVAIADTVTGKIASGWHPAVSGDIFGFLPLGDTLYAYGNHSEVSGKRIAGITRFHLNYSKPVVTVAPTNGFVCASTNTGFTATVSPSIAGISYQWKKNGANVGTNSANYSYTPVTGDVLTCIITLPPTNNLCYIDNQIASAPYNVTTTPNASLSVSITASTPSTVCTGTSVTYTATSNVSGVSYQWYKFPNPISGATNSTYTYTPQNGDNIHCRVTAAGCYTPLPAISNSISMTVNNYITGTSVTSVANNPICQGANASFNVLSTMNLNGNPNFQWKVNGLNAGPNSNSFSYPAVNNDVVTCEVTATTGCYNPNPATSTPITMSVTPNVTPTISISGNTQPECEGNMITYTATANPSGTYLWKVNGTPVGFSTTMHAYVPAMGDQISCELAVPAGCFTAPTATSNTLTANLVAKTTPTISLNSVPMASLGTTVTVNATVANAGSNYVIDWKNNGTGFATTNTPSATYVKGAGKDNITAEITPQGCYTKATSAAIIVNVSTYVQDLLEARGISVFPNPFTGHVIVKGLKKDDKLSLYDVLGRNVGSYTISETGIEQKLQVNDMAPGTYLLYITDGSTSESVGAIKLQKQ, encoded by the coding sequence ATGATAAGAAAAACCCTTTTTCTCGCGCTCGCATTACTAATACGGTTTTGCAGCCAATCCTTTGCGCAATGTGATACCAGCGCCTTTGCGCCCGACTCTATTCAGATCATAACATACGGTACCGTAAAGACAATGAAAAAGCACCAGGATACGCTGTACGTTGGTGGCGCTTTCAGTATGATCGGCAAATTCACAGGTAGTTTTATTGGTATGGATACCGTTACAGGTAAGCCTGCCAACCAGCCTACCTGGCCTAAATCCAACGGCACTGTTTTAGACGCCGTATCGGATGGTAACGGCGGCTGGGTATTGGTCGGCAATTTTACGGTGGTAGATGGTCTCAACCGCACCAATGTTGCCCATATCAACTCCGCTGGCCAGGTAACAACACTCAACGTCTCGGTAAATGGTATCGTTAATGTTGCATTGGTAAACAGCAGTGTGCTGTACATAGGAGGTGCATTTTCTTCCGTCAACAGCACTACACGTAACAGGGCTGCGGCGATCGACCTATCGACGGGGTTACTGACCTCGTGGGATCCCAACTGCAACGGTGATGTAAATGCCCTGGCCGTTGATGGCAGCACCATCTATATAGGCGGTGCATTTACCAATGTGGGCGGAAACGCACGCTCCCGCATAGCCGCAGTCAGCGCTTCAACAGGCATAGCTACCAGCTGGGCTCCCACCGGCATAGCCAACAACTCGGTACTCAGCATCGTGGTAAAAAACAATAAAGTTTACGCCGGCGGCAGCTTCACCACCCCATACAACAGGCTCGCAGCGCTCGACAAAAGCACCGGCAGCACCATTACGTGGAATCCAAACAGTAGTGGTATTGTACGCGACCTGCTGTTAATACGGAATCTGCTGTATGTAGCCGGCGATTTTTCAACGATCAATTCAGTTACAAGGGCCAACATCGCGGCTGTTGATACTTTATCGGGCATACCTAGCTCGTGGTACCCCACCCTGGCGGCTACAACGCTTAGCGACATACACTGCATCGCGTCAAACGGCAGCAATATATATGCCGGAGGCGACAAACGCATAGTGATCATTGACACCACCTCTGCAACCGTAAAGGCCATATCACCAAATGTTGGCGGTACTGTTTATACCCTTGTAAGCGGAACAGACAAAGTGTTCGCTGGCGGCAACTTCGCTGGCCTTGGCCTTACTAAGCGGTCAAATATTGCAGGCATTAACTTGATCGACTGGAGTATTATTCCATTTAGCCTGGACGTATCAACAGCCATTAATGATATAGAGATCGACAATGGGAAGATGTATATAGCGGGCGATTTCTATATTGTGAATAGTACTTCGCGCAACAGGCTGGCCTGCCTGAATATGACCAGCAACTACACACTGCTGCCGTTCGATCCTTTTTCCGCCACTTCGATAGGCGATGTCAATGACATGGTGATAAGTGGCGCTAACATGTATGTCGTGGGTAAGTATAATACTCCGCCAAGAAAACTGGATAAAATATCCGGCGCTATAGATGCAAGCTGGTCGCTCAACCCATTCTATGCATATTCCGAAGTATATAAAATCAGGCAGGTAGGCAATGATCTCTTTTTAGGGGGTTTTTTACAAAACAGTACAACCGCTCACGGTTTCGTGAAACATAATCTGACTACCGGCACTACTACAGGCTTTCAGTTTGGCAACCCTGTAAGAACGTTTGCGGCAGACGCGAACAAGGTCTACTGTACCGGCACATTCTATGGCCAGCCGCTGGCCTCACCGATGTTCCTCGAGTCGCTTAATATCAATCCATTTGATGATAATTCATGGCATCCTAATCCGAATTTTGAGCTGACCGGAATGGAGGTCGACAAAGGCAGGGTATATCTTGGAGGAGGAAGCCTTACCAACTTTGGCGCCATCCCCCGCAAAGGCGTGGCTATCGCCGATACAGTAACTGGCAAGATCGCCAGTGGCTGGCACCCTGCGGTTAGCGGGGACATATTTGGTTTCTTGCCTTTGGGCGACACACTATATGCTTATGGCAATCATAGCGAAGTTTCAGGAAAAAGGATCGCTGGCATTACGCGCTTCCATCTCAACTACAGCAAGCCTGTGGTTACGGTAGCGCCCACCAATGGTTTTGTTTGTGCAAGTACCAATACTGGCTTTACGGCCACCGTTTCGCCTTCAATAGCCGGCATTAGTTATCAGTGGAAAAAGAACGGGGCGAACGTAGGTACTAACAGCGCCAATTACTCGTATACACCAGTAACCGGCGACGTGCTTACCTGTATCATCACCTTACCACCAACCAATAACCTTTGTTATATAGATAACCAGATAGCGAGCGCGCCGTATAACGTAACTACGACACCTAATGCATCGCTTTCTGTAAGCATCACTGCGTCTACTCCGTCTACCGTTTGTACAGGCACTTCTGTTACTTATACCGCAACATCCAATGTCAGCGGCGTAAGCTACCAGTGGTACAAATTTCCGAACCCCATAAGCGGCGCAACCAACAGCACCTATACGTATACCCCGCAAAATGGCGATAATATACACTGCCGGGTAACTGCTGCGGGTTGCTATACACCACTACCAGCGATAAGCAATTCAATATCCATGACCGTGAACAACTACATAACCGGCACGTCTGTTACTTCTGTAGCAAACAACCCGATATGCCAGGGTGCTAACGCCTCATTCAACGTACTTTCCACTATGAACCTAAACGGCAACCCTAATTTTCAGTGGAAGGTGAACGGGCTAAATGCCGGACCTAACAGCAATAGCTTCTCTTATCCCGCTGTAAACAATGATGTAGTAACATGCGAAGTGACAGCTACCACCGGTTGCTACAACCCAAATCCTGCTACCAGCACGCCTATTACTATGAGTGTTACTCCAAACGTTACGCCGACTATCAGCATATCGGGAAATACTCAGCCAGAGTGTGAAGGCAATATGATAACCTACACGGCGACGGCCAATCCGTCAGGCACGTATTTATGGAAGGTGAATGGTACCCCTGTAGGGTTCAGCACTACTATGCATGCATATGTACCTGCTATGGGCGACCAGATAAGCTGTGAGCTTGCGGTACCAGCCGGCTGCTTTACTGCACCAACTGCTACCAGCAATACCCTTACAGCCAACCTGGTTGCCAAAACAACACCAACTATCAGCCTTAATAGTGTGCCTATGGCCAGCCTGGGTACAACGGTTACCGTAAATGCTACTGTTGCTAACGCCGGCAGTAACTACGTTATCGATTGGAAGAATAATGGCACCGGGTTTGCTACTACCAACACCCCATCCGCTACGTATGTAAAAGGCGCAGGTAAGGACAATATTACAGCCGAGATAACGCCGCAGGGTTGCTATACAAAAGCGACCTCGGCCGCTATTATAGTAAATGTGTCTACGTATGTTCAGGATTTGCTTGAAGCGCGCGGCATCTCGGTGTTCCCCAATCCATTTACGGGGCACGTCATTGTAAAAGGCCTGAAGAAAGACGACAAGCTATCTTTGTACGATGTGTTGGGCCGTAACGTGGGCAGCTATACCATCAGCGAAACCGGCATAGAACAGAAACTGCAGGTAAATGATATGGCTCCCGGCACATATCTGCTGTACATAACCGATGGCAGTACTAGTGAGTCGGTGGGTGCAATCAAACTGCAAAAGCAGTAA
- a CDS encoding dihydrofolate reductase family protein: protein MRKVISFMHISLDGFVAGPNGEMDWIKADEEIFDHVGKRIGETDTALYGRKTYEMMEGYWPTAADKPNATKHDMEHSKWYKNVHKVVLSKTMKGAELPNTTIISDNLADRINEIKQKPGTEILLFGSPTATHSLIQLGLIDGYWLFVNPIVLGQGIPLFTDIKDKIKLNLVTTRPFTCGVTELNYTVDKQP, encoded by the coding sequence ATGAGAAAAGTAATTTCATTCATGCACATATCGCTGGACGGTTTTGTTGCAGGACCTAATGGCGAAATGGACTGGATAAAAGCTGATGAAGAGATCTTCGATCATGTAGGTAAGCGGATAGGCGAAACTGACACTGCATTGTACGGACGGAAAACTTATGAAATGATGGAAGGCTACTGGCCTACCGCAGCAGACAAACCGAACGCCACCAAACACGACATGGAACATTCAAAATGGTATAAGAACGTTCACAAAGTTGTTCTGTCAAAAACAATGAAAGGCGCGGAGTTGCCCAACACAACAATCATCAGCGACAACCTTGCGGACAGAATAAATGAAATAAAGCAAAAGCCGGGTACAGAGATCCTGCTTTTTGGTAGCCCGACGGCAACGCATTCACTTATTCAACTGGGCTTGATTGACGGCTACTGGCTGTTTGTCAATCCAATTGTTCTTGGACAAGGCATCCCCTTGTTCACAGACATCAAAGACAAAATAAAACTCAACCTCGTGACTACCCGGCCATTTACCTGTGGGGTGACGGAACTGAATTATACAGTGGACAAACAACCCTAG